One Chroicocephalus ridibundus chromosome 10, bChrRid1.1, whole genome shotgun sequence DNA window includes the following coding sequences:
- the MANF gene encoding mesencephalic astrocyte-derived neurotrophic factor, with amino-acid sequence MRAAHGLWAALALLLLPAGSRALRDGECEVCVTFLGRFYQSLKDNNVEFTPASIEKELLKSCKEAKGKENRLCYYVGATSDAATKIINEVSKPMSHHIPVEKICEKLKKKDSQICELKYDKQIDLSTADLRKLRVKELRRILDDWGEACKGCAEKSDFIRRIHELMPKYAPRAAGARADL; translated from the exons ATGCGGGCGGCCCACGGGCTCTGGGCggcgctggccctgctcctgctgccggccGGTAGCCGGGCCCTGCGCGACGGGGAGTGCGAGG TGTGTGTCACGTTCCTGGGAAGGTTCTACCAGAGTCTAAAGGACAACAATGTTGAGTTCACACCTGCCAGTATCGAAAAAGAGCTCTTGAAATCCTGCAAAGAagcaaaaggcaaagagaacCGCCTG TGCTATTATGTTGGGGCCACAAGTGATGCAGCCACCAAAATCATTAACGAGGTATCAAAGCCCATGAGTCATCACATCCCCGTGGAAAAGATCTGTGAGAAACTAAAGAAGAAAGATAGTCAGATCTGTGAACTAAAATACG ACAAACAGATCGACCTAAGCACCGCCGACCTGCGCAAGCTGCGCGTCAAGGAGCTGCGGCGGATCCTGGACGACTGGGGGGAGGCCTGCAAGGGCTGCGCCGAGAAATCCGACTTCATCCGACGCATCCACGAACTGATGCCCAAGTACGCGCCGCGGGCCGCCGGCGCCCGGGCGGATCTCtga
- the RBM15B gene encoding putative RNA-binding protein 15B — MKRGSERDSSPPAAGGGRAAAAKRPRERERESSSRRGPHRSSGASRSSRDKSTPGGGGGGGGGGTTSGGTTSSGGGGSSSRSHRGDERAGGGGGGGDSNHRPAGSGSASAARGGSQAAPSSSSSSSSSSSRALGVPKAKALPGAVVAPSLLLAGPPPGAAPSLLLAPLGGSAGLAGEPPGSCEYKTLLVSGLSAALPDQLLEDGLFRLFQRFAGGGAGDISVKLSHTPELGRVAYVNFRHPGDARDARRHARARQLLLYDRPLKVEPVYLRGGRRSRTPPPAPSPEPLGYLPPIHSTYQYKQRSLSPVTSPLLREPRPRHAHAAAAAFALEAAAIGLSRERERALDYYGLYDERGRPYSYPIVAEEDLMPEDDQRATRNLFIGNLDHNVSEVELRRAFEKYGIIEEVVIKRPARGQGGAYAFLKFQNLDMAHRAKVAMSGRVVGRNPIKIGYGKANPTTRLWVGGLGPSTSLAALAREFDRFGSIRTIDYVKGDSFAYIQYESLDAAQAACAQMRGFPLGGPERRLRVDFAKAEETRYPQQYQPAPLPVHYELLADGYSRHRSLEQDLRVRDRTPPHLLYSDRDRSFAEADWASPAKTAERRNNLESYSRSVRSRSGERWASDSDRSVPKPWEERRKRRSLSSDRGRTTHSPYEDRSRTKASGPALDRSPDRARKENHTTESGAEKEQSNSLQNNRHATEEKPHREASDAPQPKKRDSERNHRTGESESKTHEEPKSETKKLKNLSEYAQTLQLAWNGLLVLKNSCFPTSMHILEGDLGVINGLLKDHSSGGKLTQLKIAQRLRLDQPKLDEVTRRIKQGSPNGYAVLLATQSAPAGAGAEGTFPVVEPGLQRRLLRNLVSYLKQKQAAGVISLPVGGAKGRDSTGMLYAFPPCEFSQQYLQSALRTLGKLEEEHMVIVIVKDTA, encoded by the coding sequence ATGAAGCGGGGCAGCGAACGGGACTCCAGCCCGCCGGCGGCTGGGggaggccgcgccgccgccgccaagcGGCCCCGCGAGCGCGAACGCGAGAGCAGCAGCCGGCGCGGCCCGCACCGCAGCTCGGGCGCCTCCCGCAGCAGCCGGGACAAGTCcacgcccggcggcggcggcggcggcggcggcggcggcaccaccAGCGGCGGCACCACCAGCAGCGGCGGAGGCggctccagctcccgcagccacCGCGGCGATGAgcgcgccggcggcggcggcggcggcggcgactcGAACCAccgcccggcggggagcggctcGGCCTCGGCCGCCCGCGGCGGCAGCCaggccgccccctcctcctcctcctcttcctcctcctcctcgtcccggGCCCTCGGCGTGCCCAAGGCCAAGGCCCTGCCGGGCGCCGTGGTGGCCCCCTCGCTGCTGctggccgggccgccgccgggcgccgcgccctcgctgctgctggcgccGCTGGGGGGCTCGGCGGGCCTGGCCGGGGAGCCGCCCGGCTCCTGTGAGTACAAGACGCTGCTGGTGAGCGGGCTGAGCGCGGCCCTGCCCGACCAGCTGCTGGAGGACGGCCTGTTCCGCCTCTTCCAGCGCTTCgcgggggggggagccggggacatCAGTGTCAAACTCTCCCACACGCCCGAGCTTGGCCGCGTCGCCTATGTCAACTTCCGACACCCCGGGGACGCCCGCGACGCCCGCAGGCACGCCCGGGCCCGGCAGCTGCTCCTCTACGATCGGCCCCTCAAGGTGGAGCCAGTCTATCTGCGCGGGGGCCGGAGGAGCCGCACGCCACCCCCCGCGCCCTCTCCGGAGCCCCTGGGGTACCTGCCGCCCATCCACAGCACCTACCAGTACAAGCAGAGATCGCTCTCTCCCGTCACCAGCCCCTTGCTGCGGGAGCCGCGGCCCAGGCATGCTcacgctgccgccgccgccttcgCTTTGGAAGCAGCCGCCATCGGGCTCTCCCGGGAGCGGGAGAGGGCCCTGGATTACTATGGGCTGTATGACGAGCGCGGCCGCCCTTACAGTTACCCCATCGTGGCTGAGGAAGACCTGATGCCGGAGGATGATCAGAGAGCGACCCGCAACCTCTTCATTGGCAACCTGGACCACAACGTCTCGGAGGTGGAGCTGAGGCGCGCCTTTGAGAAGTACGGCATCATTGAAGAAGTGGTGATCAAGCGGCCTGCCCGGGGTCAAGGCGGGGCTTATGCTTTCCTCAAGTTCCAGAACTTGGACATGGCACATCGGGCCAAGGTCGCCATGTCGGGCCGCGTTGTCGGCAGGAACCCTATCAAAATTGGCTACGGGAAAGCCAACCCTACTACCAGGCTGTGGGTGGGTGGTCTTGGCCCCAGTACTTCCTTGGCTGCCCTGGCGAGGGAGTTCGACCGCTTCGGCAGCATCAGGACTATTGACTACGTGAAGGGAGACAGCTTCGCTTATATCCAGTATGAAAGCTTGGACGCTGCCCAGGCTGCCTGCGCGCAGATGAGGGGCTTTCCTTTGGGCGGACCGGAGAGGAGACTCCGAGTGGATTTTGCCAAAGCAGAAGAGACGAGATACCCGCAGCAGTACCAGCCTGCACCGCTCCCCGTGCACTACGAACTGCTAGCTGACGGGTACAGCAGACACAGAAGCCTAGAGCAAGACTTGAGGGTGCGAGATAGGACTCCTCCGCACCTCCTGTACTCGGACAGAGACAGGAGCTTTGCAGAGGCAGACTGGGCCAGCCCTGCCAAAACCGCTGAACGCAGAAACAACTTGGAAAGCTACAGCCGATCGGTGCGTAGCCGGAGCGGAGAGCGCTGGGCCAGCGACAGCGATCGCAGCGTGCCCAAACCGTGGGAAGAGAGGCGGAAACGCCGGAGTCTTTCCAGCGACCGCGGGAGGACTACTCACTCGCCTTACGAGGACAGAAGCAGGACAAAGGCCAGTGGGCCAGCTTTAGACCGCAGCCCAGACAGGGCTCGCAAGGAGAACCACACTACAGAATCTGGAGCCGAGAAAGAGCAGAGTAACTCCCTTCAGAACAATCGTCATGCGACTGAGGAGAAACCCCATCGTGAGGCATCCGATGCTCCCCAGCCTAAAAAAAGGGACAGCGAACGCAATCATCGAACTGGTGAATCGGAATCAAAAACTCACGAGGAGCCAAAATCTGAGACCAAAAAGCTAAAGAATTTATCGGAATATGCTCAGACACTGCAGCTTGCTTGGAACGGGCTTCTTGTGCTAAAAAACAGCTGCTTCCCCACCTCTATGCACATCCTGGAGGGAGACCTCGGTGTCATCAACGGACTCCTTAAAGACCATTCATCCGGCGGGAAGTTAACGCAGCTCAAAATCGCTCAGAGACTTCGGCTCGACCAGCCCAAGCTGGATGAAGTCACTCGCCGTATCAAACAAGGCAGCCCCAACGGCTACGCTGTGCTCCTGGCGACCCAATCCGCCccggcaggggcaggggctgaggggacCTTCCCTGTTGTAGAGCCTGGCTTGCAGCGACGGCTTCTCAGGAATCTGGTCTCCtacttgaaacagaagcaggctGCTGGGGTTATCAGCCTGCCCGTGGGAGGGGCGAAGGGCAGAGACAGCACAGGCATGCTTTACGCGTTCCCTCCCTGTGAATTCTCTCAGCAGTACCTCCAGTCAGCACTAAGGACATTGGGGAAGTTAGAAGAAGAACATATGGTGATAGTTATAGTCAAAGACACTGCCTAG